A stretch of Ischnura elegans chromosome 4, ioIscEleg1.1, whole genome shotgun sequence DNA encodes these proteins:
- the LOC124158240 gene encoding uncharacterized protein K02A2.6-like: protein MAEGNSTFKLTAGVTAPSQFSFVAEDWPRWAQRWERYWVASGLKKQSDEEQLNMLVYVMGEKAEDVLLSLQLSAADKKKYKKVYEEFKNHYMGRVNIVYMRAKFNQRCQKDGEAVDEFISDLYRLIQYCEYGSLQDDLLRDRIVVGVYDAKLSQALQMDPGLTLEVALRKARQAEEVQRQQGLLRGTQGSTHRGVASDYEVSEVKKRTKPISGKRASPGGCSGQSQHQRCGRCGRSPQHAFATCPARQSTCHACSKKGHWRKMCRLRKSVGTVVVREEDDEEDIYYLGIVDTNVEPWWVTVTLNGVDIKFKIDTGADVTVIGSLVVEDKLQGIKLTPTSKRLAGIGGTNFCAKGSFEAKLQWKEKLCDETIYVTPGGRELLLGRPAIQKLGILKWVGVTSLRNGAPEKTFPALFNGLGKMEKRYEIRLEDNARPFAVTTPRRVPIQLWEKVKEELKQMEEEGVISPVDEPTEWCAPMVVVPKSDGKVRICVDYTKLNEGVRRERHMLPAVDEILARLGQTKVMSKLDACRGYFQIPLEEKSKKMTTFITPFGRYFFNRVPMGLASSGEHFQKQMSETLAGLEGVANLLDDVLVFGETREQRDERLEAVLRRLQEAGITLNYNKCKWRVNKCRFLGHVISAEEGLLPDPEKIEAIREMERPKTTEAVRRFLGMVHYHLKFLDHLADMTQPLRELLSCKGKLPWTEVHDKAFAAIKKRLTEAPALGIYDPNRKCRVSADSSSYGLGAVLEQNQNGVWKAVSFASRSLTDTEQRYAQIEKEALALIWGCEKFTSYIQGSHFILRTDHKPLVPLLSTKPLSDLSARLQRFRMRLLGHQYTIEHVPGKLFYTPDMLSRAPLARRPRDEDIIMAEKDEAMVKEVIKALPMSDTRLEEVREKQERDDVLKEIKQYVRNGWPAHKEDLELPLRRYYEERGYLNEGEGLLMHGHRVVIPKELRKEMLDRLHKGHLRIGKCRERARDAIWWPGISADIQNAVEKCEECLERRPQPVEPLMPTAVPERPWMMPSWPNLREHREKMGIKKAKAAEKYNRRHRAQPLPELKPRDRVWVTDRKHYGKIVNRRNEPRSYDVEVDGGVVRRNRAFLVAAKSVAQSSGSGAGEFHRGEIMTRSGRVNSCL from the exons ATGGCGGAAGGCAACAGCACGTTCAAGCTAACAGCAGGCGTGACGGCGCCCTCCCAATTTTCTTTCGTGGCGGAGGATTGGCCGCGATGGGCGCAACGTTGGGAGAGATACTGGGTTGCGTCTGGGCTGAAGAAGCAGAGCGACGAGGAGCAACTCAACATGCTGGTGTACGTGATGGGCGAAAAGGCGGAAGACGTACTGCTTAGCCTACAGCTGTCAGCAGCggataagaagaaatacaagaagGTATACGAAGAATTCAAGAATCACTACATGGGACGGGTAAACATCGTATACATGAGGGCGAAATTTAACCAACGCTGCCAGAAGGACGGAGAAGCAGTGGATGAATTCATCTCAGACCTGTATCGCCTCATACAATATTgcgaatatgggtcactccaggACGATCTTCTCCGAGATCGAATTGTGGTCGGAGTCTACGACGCGAAGCTGTCGCAAGCGTTGCAGATGGATCCGGGCCTAACACTGGAAGTGGCTCTACGGAAGGCACGTCAGGCGGAAGAGGTGCAGCGCCAACAGGGACTGCTGAGAGGCACCCAAGGGTCAACGCATCGCGGAGTGGCATCAGACTATGAGGTTAGTGAAGTAAAGAAGAGGACTAAACCAATTAGCGGCAAGCGAGCATCACCAGGGGGATGCAGCGGACAGAGCCAGCACCAGAGATGCGGCAGATGCGGGCGTAGTCCTCAACACGCGTTCGCAACTTGCCCCGCGAGACAGTCAACGTGCCACGCGTGCAGTAAGAAGGGTCATTGGAGAAAAATGTGTAGATTGCGGAAATCCGTGGGGACCGTCGTAGTCCGGGAAGAAGACGACGAAGAAGATATTTATTACTTGGGAATTGTAGATACTAATGTAGAGCCATGGTGGGTCACAGTCACGCTGAATGGTGTcgatattaaattcaaaatagacaCGGGGGCAGACGTAACAGTGATAGGGTCCCTCGTGGTTGAAGATAAATTGCAAGGAATTAAATTAACCCCTACGTCTAAACGACTGGCAGGCATAGGAGGGACGAACTTTTGTGCGAAGGGAAGTTTCGAGGCTAAGCTgcagtggaaggaaaaattgtgtGATGAAACAATTTACGTAACTCCCGGGGGCAGAGAGCTATTGCTAGGGAGGCCAGCTATTCAGAAGTTAGGAATATTAAAATGGGTCGGGGTGACTTCCTTACGTAACGGGGCACCGGAGAAAACATTCCCTGCGTTATTTAATGGACTAGGAAAAATGGAGAAGCGGTATGAAATTCGATTGGAAGATAATGCAAGACCATTTGCAGTGACTACTCCGAGAAGAGTGCCAATTCAGCTATGGGAAAAGGTAAAGGAAGAGCTGAAACAAATGGAAGAAGAAGGCGTCATATCCCCGGTTGACGAACCAACAGAGTGGTGTGCACCGATGGTCGTCGTTCCCAAGTCAGATGGAAAAGTAAGGATATGTGTCGATTACACGAAGTTAAATGAAGGAGTACGCCGAGAACGACACATGCTACCAGCAGTGGATGAAATTTTAGCCCGTCTAGGTCAAACTAAAGTAATGAGTAAACTCGACGCCTGCAGAGGGTATTTTCAAATACCGTTAGAAGAAAAGAGCAAGAAAATGACGACATTCATCACGCCATTCGGAAGATATTTCTTCAACCGCGTCCCAATGGGGTTGGCGTCATCGGGAGaacattttcagaaacaaatgTCGGAAACATTAGCAGGTTTAGAAGGTGTTGCCAATTTGCTCGATGATGTCCTAGTGTTTGGTGAAACGAGGGAGCAGCGCGACGAGCGCCTGGAAGCCGTGTTGAGAAGGCTTCAGGAAGCAGGAATCACCCTGaattataataaatgcaaatGGAGAGTAAACAAATGTCGATTTTTAGGACATGTAATCTCGGCAGAAGAAGGATTACTTCCTGACCCGGAGAAGATAGAAGCTATCCGCGAGATGGAAAGACCCAAGACAACAGAAGCGGTGCGGCGTTTTCTGGGTATGGTTCATTACCACTTAAAATTTTTGGATCACCTGGCAGACATGACACAACCATTACGAGAATTATTATCTTGCAAGGGGAAACTTCCTTGGACTGAAGTTCACGATAAGGCATTTGCAGCGATCAAGAAGAGGCTCACTGAAGCGCCCGCATTGGGGATTTATGATCCAAACAGAAAATGCAGAGTGTCGGCAGATTCGTCATCGTATGGTTTGGGGGCCGTTCTAGAGCAGAACCAAAACGGGGTGTGGAAAGCCGTAAGTTTTGCGTCCCGATCCCTAACGGACACGGAACAAAGGTACGCGCAGATAGAAAAAGAAGCGTTGGCTTTGATTTGGGGGTGTGAGAAATTCACCTCATACATCCAAGGATCCCATTTCATTTTAAGGACGGATCATAAACCATTAGTGCCCTTATTGAGTACCAAACCATTAAGTGATTTATCCGCGAGATTGCAAAGATTTCGCATGAGACTTCTGGGCCACCAGTACACTATTGAGCACGTTCCTGGTAAATTGTTTTATACCCCAGATATGCTTTCCAGAGCACCACTGGCCAGGAGACCACGGGATGAGGACATAATTATGGCAGAAAAGGATGAAGCGATGGTGAAAGAAGTAATAAAGGCTCTACCAATGTCAGACACCAGGCTGGAAGAAGTCAGAGAAAAGCAAGAAAGAGACGACGTCTTAAAAGAGATAAAGCAATACGTTCGTAATGGCTGGCCTGCGCACAAAGAAGACCTTGAGCTGCCGCTGCGGAGATATTATGAAGAAAGAGGATATCTCAATGAGGGAGAAGGATTGCTTATGCATGGACACAGAGTTGTTATTCCGAAGGAGTTAAGGAAGGAGATGCTCGATAGGTTACATAAAGGTCATCTACGAATAGGGAAATGTAGGGAAAGAGCACGAGATGCAATTTGGTGGCCAGGAATATCGGCAGACAtacaaaatgcagttgaaaaatgcGAAGAATGTCTGGAGAGGCGTCCACAGCCCGTTGAACCCCTGATGCCAACTGCAGTTCCGGAAAGACCCTGGATGATG CCATCGTGGCCGAACCTGAGGGAGCACCGGGAAAAGATGGGAATAAAGAAAGCAAAGGCTGCCGAGAAGTACAATAGAAGACATCGAGCTCAACCGCTGCCCGAGCTGAAACCACGAGACCGAGTTTGGGTGACTGATAGGAAACACTACGGGAAAATCGTCAATAGACGCAACGAGCCGAGGTCATACGATGTGGAAGTTGACGGCGGCGTTGTTCGGAGAAATCGAGCATTCCTCGTAGCGGCCAAATCGGTGGCGCAGAGCAGCGGGTCCGGAGCGGGGGAATTCCATCGGGGTGAAATAATGACAAGAAGCGGGCGGGTG AACTcttgcttatag